The following coding sequences lie in one Mercenaria mercenaria strain notata chromosome 5, MADL_Memer_1, whole genome shotgun sequence genomic window:
- the LOC123558261 gene encoding uncharacterized protein LOC123558261 has translation MASHGSDSCSEEKLEIKHNKEQNLCNDCLFDDLKVDAFGFCTICSQYLCEECCRSHKKSSATRDHNIEECTTEGHEQNFQKEVRVLDETTCKPTVTENSEIKLVCDPCLFDNTEMPAVGFCVICVEYLCQECCRDHKKSKTTRSHNILKENIPTNSQVFKTLKEMTSCSEHTDTQVSHICKDHKIHVCVMCIAGSHRRCKSVSELTNTDTSNLSKLDEVGKKLLDIRNKSNSVKEKRKENMEALILDNSQIQCNISACADEVNNVLQQLKESALKSSNSLMDSEISRLTKDVAICNDVEKDIEMYTQILDATKQHISGVETGIIADSLGKKLLAMDTFLNKKQHIPDVQMKFTQNPILGQIRTLGNVTMHQKAPLELKSNTESAVPSGYVSDEVIGDDDISSSSGSDVEDDKNDTEKKVKKQKQKGRIKDQGKYKIKASLDQSPCSIIGGFILPGGNIVLVDETNRNIKLYTRNYKIMFYKPLEAQPTDVCRIGPKNFALVYKDLKQIDKFMIEDRKPNAAQFKRGIKSVKTIQLERSFKTRYENYRITMYDKEIALLCKTVGSSIGSVRLELRQESNNQLDLESSLPYSNKEEQFDFNQCGMCSTPDGIVLYSKSTGLVCFVRRRNMEVLMVKWKIDLHGKIPNLERVIGDTYGNLFVCSTITGSVYQIAADDHSQITTVASRLINPVSLVVNDKIGKLLVGCENDDNLYIFDLQKKGN, from the coding sequence atggcaTCTCATGGTAGTGATTCGTGTTCTGAAGAAAAATTGGAAATTAAACACAATAAAGAACAGAACTTATGCAATGACTGCCTTTTTGATGACTTGAAGGTAGATGCTTTTGGATTTTGTACAATTTGTTCCCAATATTTATGTGAAGAGTGTTGCAGAAGCCATAAGAAAAGCAGCGCAACCAGAGATCACAATATAGAAGAATGCACTACAGAGGGACATGAACAGAATTTTCAGAAAGAGGTTCGCGTCCTGGACGAAACAACATGTAAACCTACTGTAACTGAAAACTCTGAAATCAAACTTGTTTGCGATCCGTGTCTCTTTGACAATACGGAAATGCCGGCTGTCGGATTCTGCGTCATTTGCGTTGAATATCTTTGTCAAGAATGCTGCCGGGACCACAAGAAAAGTAAAACTACAAGAAGTCACAACATCTTGAAAGAAAATATACCAACAAACTCCCAAGTCTTCAAAACATTGAAGGAAATGACGTCATGTTCAGAACATACTGATACGCAGGTGTCTCACATATGTAAAGATCATAAAATACACGTATGTGTGATGTGTATTGCGGGCAGTCATAGAAGATGCAAATCTGTGAGTGAGCTGACAAATACGGATACTTCTAATTTGTCCAAATTAGATGAGGTTGGAAAGAAGCTACTTGACATTCGTAATAAATCAAATAGTGTAAAGGAAAAACGCAAAGAAAACATGGAAGCTTTAATCCTGGACAACAGTCAGATACAATGCAATATTTCGGCATGTGCGGATGAAGTAAACAATGTGTTACAACAGCTGAAAGAAAGTGCTCTGAAATCTTCAAACAGTTTAATGGACTCAGAGATTTCTCGCCTGACCAAGGACGTCGCTATCTGTAATGATGTTGAAAAGGACATTGAGATGTACACTCAAATTCTGGATGCTACAAAACAGCACATTAGCGGCGTGGAAACGGGTATAATTGCGGACAGTCTAGGGAAGAAACTTCTAGCTATGGATACGTTCTTAAACAAAAAGCAACATATACCCGATGTGCAGATGAAATTTACACAGAATCCAATCCTCGGTCAAATCAGAACACTCGGAAATGTTACAATGCATCAAAAAGCTCCATTAGAATTAAAATCGAACACAGAATCAGCAGTCCCATCAGGGTATGTCAGCGATGAGGTTATTGGTGATGATGATATATCAAGTTCCTCGGGGTCAGACGTTGAAGATGACAAGAATGATACagaaaagaaagttaaaaaacaaaaacagaaagggAGGATCAAAGACcagggcaaatataaaataaaggcATCTTTGGATCAGAGTCCATGCTCTATAATAGGTGGCTTTATACTCCCAGGGGGAAACATCGTGCTTGTTGACGAAACAAACAGAAACATCAAGTTATATACTCGAAATTACAAAATAATGTTCTACAAACCTTTAGAAGCACAGCCAACAGATGTTTGCAGAATCGGTCCTAAGAATTTTGCACTGGTCTACAAAGACTTGaaacaaattgataaatttaTGATTGAGGACAGGAAACCGAATGCTGCACAATTCAAGCGtggaataaaatctgtaaagacaATTCAGCTAGAGCGTAGCTTTAAAACAAGATATGAAAATTACCGGATTACAATGTATGATAAAGAAATAGCTTTACTGTGCAAAACAGTCGGCAGCTCCATAGGTTCTGTTCGTCTAGAACTTCGTCAAGAAAGTAACAatcaacttgacctagaaagtAGTCTACCGTACAGTAACAAAGAAGAGCAGTTTGATTTCAACCAATGCGGAATGTGCTCGACTCCAGATGGTATTGTACTATACAGTAAGAGCACGGGGCTTGTGTGTTTTGTACGGAGAAGAAACATGGAAGTCCTTATGGTCAAATGGAAAATTGATCTACATGGCAAAATTCCAAATCTAGAGAGGGTTATTGGAGATACATACGGCAATTTGTTTGTCTGCTCTACCATAACAGGGTCGGTGTATCAGATTGCTGCGGATGACCACTCTCAAATAACAACGGTTGCTTCCCGACTCATTAACCCCGTTTCATTGGTAGTTAACGACAAGATAGGAAAGCTGCTTGTTGGGTGTGAAAATGATGATAACTTGTACATTTTTGACTTGCAAAAGAAAGGAAACTAA